GTGTGAAGATTAGGTGTAAACTTGTAGGATAGAAATGAATTAGTTTAGTTCTTTTTGTGTTCCATGTTTACAAAGTCTGAGGCTAATGTTGATGTACAGTAACTCTATTAAGTTAAACAGTATGTGTCGGTGTTAAAATGGGGGCTAATTTTGATGTACAGCAACTTCCTTGAGTTAACAATCTATGTAGGTGTAGTTTTGATGCGCATAGATCGATGGTGGGGTTGTTACAGGGAACTTCTGACTTGTTATAATCTTTCTTCCAGAGGTCGATGTTGTAAACCCAAATTCTGTTTCCGAAATACTTGGTATGttataaattcaattaatttttttataattaaaatttgtgttaCCTAATGCATTCTAAATTATGTTAAATCGCAAGTTTGATCTCTATGTTTTGGAAAAACTTAGAAGTTGGTCTACGGTTTGATACAACTCCATATAAGTAGTTCCTATGGTTTGTTAAATCCTTTTAGATAGTATCTATTATGGTGATtatatgtgaaaattttgtccAACGATAGAGAATAAGTTctaattttaactaaattctaAATCCCTTCAAAACACTAGGAACCAAATTCAATTTATGctataaagtatataatattacaaaataataattatataaatattctttaGGTGGTACATGGagatagatatttttaaaagtcactaaaatttatttattaatgattAAGATGACATAGTTATTAATATTTAGATCCATCttatattgaataaatgaaatatcGTCTTTTACTAGCATTTATAAAAgacaattgaatatttaatattgatatcaAACTTTTGGATTTATGGATATGTCAAGATGAATATTTTGACCTTTGTTAGACATGTCTAACATTATCGAGAGTGAGTGAagttttagattaaaaaattcaatttaaaaattttgattttcaaataaatattctaaacTAAAGTGAAATATTATTAGATGTCCAATTTGAGTTGTCgaaaatacttaaattaagtgactttcaatatttattatggATACAATTTAAAAGCTTtgttgttgtaaatatttttaaaatttgttatttttgaaaattttggatatgtatttattttaataatattggGTTGGATGAACTTAAATTTTTACATATAATCTATTTTTCTCCCAACTAGGTTAGTAGagattatttgtaaatataggaGGATACACGTGCTTTATCTTTTCTCCTCCCTTATTCTCTTGAAGTTTATTCTCCTTTCTCTCAATTTAATAACACTAACGATACCATTTAtcccaaaaaaattattgtccAACTCCCTCAATTAAAAAtcgtaataaaattttaaatgaactATTAATACACAAAACCATCGCAACCCAAAAGACCATTCGGCGGCGAGAAAACTTGCCATCTCTTCTTTTCACAAATCACATTTAGCTCCGATTTCGTTCATACAACTGTTGGGTTATTGATCTGTATTGGTATGATCGGTTTTTAGTTTAGCTCCATCAAATCCTACTGCAAGTAGGGTGATACCGCAAAGGCGAAAATGGCGACTACATGCGATTTTGTCGAAGCAGATAATGCAGAAGCCATAATCACCAGAATTGAGCACAAATCTCGAAAGATTGAGAGCTTACTTAAACAGTAATGACTCCTATACCTTCTCTTTGATTTacatcatttaatttatttaactccTCTTATTGAAGACGCCCCAATTTGtcaacttttgttttcttccgTAAAAGGTTAAAACCAGTCGAAGCTCTTAAAACTGCTCTTGAAGGTTCCCCTCCAAATACCCGGGACGAGCGTTGTAAGGtatcctttctttcttactGCCTACTGAGCTGTCGTCTCTTGTTCAGAGCTAATGACGGTGTAGGATCGATATTCATTTTGGTTCCTTGCATTTTTTCTGTGattatgtgttttgtttttattattttatctgtGGGTAATGCTAGAAATGTTTAGGGAAATTATTGGAGAATCCTTGTTTTTTAGTTATCATTAAATCTATTTGTTATGCTTTCTTATGTTTTCTTAATGATGATGCCAATTAGGATTTTTGGatgttgatttaatttttggaaaGAGTTTGCTGTGTTTGTTTGCAGCCACTGAAAATGAATAGGCTTGCTGTTTCTttcatgtttatgttttgttgGTCTGCTTGACATTGGGAGGATGAGTTAATCTGATGTGATTATTTGGACTTCTTCAGTCAGCAAATTGGATTGTGGTGCATAGGGCTCTCATGGCTATAAAGGATGTAGATGGGATGTTTTCTTCGTTGGATCCAGAGTACTATGATATTCTAATGAAGTGAGTTTATGCGGTATTTAACtgcaaaaatatcaattctcATTACTTCTACTTATTTCATTCTCATCAGGAATGTTTAAATAGTTCCAAGTTTACTTTCTGATATTATTCTTTTGCTATGAAATTTATACTTAAGTGATTGGGTTGATCCTACTATGAGCTATGTAAACAAAcattctgtttctttttatttttttaatccctTCAGATTTCTACTGCTAGCTGTGTTCTTGTCAGTAGGACATATGGTAGTCTTTAGATACTTGGAAGATTGGTTCActgatatgattttttttgcttgTGTAAGGAGTCTTCAATGGTTTATCCTTGGCTAACTTGTATTGCTTCACCCCTTTATGGTTTGGTTTTTGTCCATTGGAATGTAGAGACTTGTTCACGGCATCCTACTTTTTGAAAAGCTAGGTGTTGGCCTTTGAACGCCTTTggaaattagaaatatatcaggttttatgaaattctAAAAGTTCCAAGTGATTCAATGTTTTTGAGTGAAGAATGTTCCCCTCCTGTCTTCAAGGTTTCATTTTAATGGTTCAATGAAGTCAAGTCTTCCTTCagagatttggtttgattgTAATTAGAGGGCTCCTTCTCTCCTATCAGTTGTCCTCACCACATGGTTACTTGTTCTCAGAGTTTCAATTTCGGTGGTGTTTgtatttgcttttattttctgAGCAAGTCCAGTGTTGGGATATATTCCGATGCATTTGCTTTATCTTGCTTTTATGTCTCTTTGTATTTCAAGCTCTAGCCTCTCTTTGTTCATTCAgtgaaaagttttgtttctgttaaaaagaaaaattatattttagctAGGAGTCTTTGTGAAAGTGGAAATCTCTCTAACCATCTTGCTTGAAATATCTCATCACATCTTCTGAATCTAGCAAGTCATGTCCAACCCTTCTGCCGATgggttttgtaaaatttattatttttgtcctATATTATCATGTGTCTATTTAGCATGCTTAACAAGTGTTCAATACATGTCTAATAATGTGAGACATATATTGACTTTGTAGTTTATATAACTAGTTTGTAACACATGCTAACAAACATCTGACACATGTCAAACAAGTGTGGAGTGTCTGAATCATTCCAACACATACACATTagtcaaattaaaatgtttgtatttctttaaGGCCTTGTCTTCCAGCAGTCTCTCAATTTGTTTTCCAACACATTCCCTAATTTTCAAGGATTATGAACACCAACAAGAAATAAGTGAGGATGCTTGACAATACTAATTTGGCCAATGCTAATCCTTCCCTTTGGAACATCAGGACTGTTTCTCGTGGAGCATTTTTTGAGATTAATGACAGGGTTTCAAAAGCCAATTGGCCTCAATTAGTCTCCAAGCATAGGCACCATGTGAATCATTGGTGGGGAAGTAGTGGGGGATCGCTTTTTCTGAGATTAATGACAGTGTTTCAAAAGCCCATGACCTCG
This DNA window, taken from Cucumis sativus cultivar 9930 chromosome 6, Cucumber_9930_V3, whole genome shotgun sequence, encodes the following:
- the LOC101219310 gene encoding actin-related protein 2/3 complex subunit 5A, coding for MATTCDFVEADNAEAIITRIEHKSRKIESLLKQLKPVEALKTALEGSPPNTRDERCKSANWIVVHRALMAIKDVDGMFSSLDPEYYDILMKYLYRGLSTGDRPTCDQCLRIHEKLTERAGLGCILRSLADTVNTV